The Vicinamibacterales bacterium sequence GCTGTCGCCGCCAATGAACAAAGCTGCCCTAATAATCAGTGACTGCAATTCAGCTACACCAAAGTGATCTGCTGAAGTTACCAACGGCGTAGCCCTTCCAGTTCTTGCGTGTACTTCAGTGATAATCTGATTCGTTGTAGACGGATCGGACGGGTCAGAAGTCACAACGAATCGCAGCTCTGGGTCAAAGGCGGCAAGGTTGACGATTGTTTCTATGAAGAATTCAATGGGCCATTGCCGGAAGGGAGTACCGACTCTCACATGAATGACTACGAAACCTTTTGTTTTGTCACGTACTAAACGTCGACAAGCGATCGTTTTACGGATTAGTTCAGCAGTGATCAGTTTTTTATAAACCGAGAGTGCCGTTTCTATATTTCCGTTCATTTCAACGGGATCGCGTTCTGGGTCAGGCCTTGCGGCGAGGCTCTTGTCGAGGGAAGAGAGTAGGTCCCACTGATTCATAACCGAGTGACGTGGCTCTGTTTGGACTGGTCTTCTGACGAGATGTGTATATGGCCAACGTCTGTAGGGCATCGAATATCCGATTCGAGTCTGAGCGCGGGTTACCCAGGTCAACCAGTTCCCGCGCGGCCCTCCATGAAAATCAATGACTGCGTCAAAGCGTGCGGCGCGAAGTCTTTGCGCAAGTTGTAAGTCGTATATTAGGCGTCGAAATCCCCGAGGTCGCTCGGCGATGATCAGTTTTGTGAGGTGTTGGTTCTCGGATAAGACAGGGGCAGCGGCACGTTCAACAAGGTAGACCAGTTCAGCGTCTGGAAACCGTTGCCTTAGTGCTCGAATAGCCGGGGTTGTAAAGACTACATCGCCAATAAGACGTAAACGAATTAGGAGAATCTTCACAGCTCGATCGTGGTGCGAATCGATTTCTATATGTTCATTGAGATTGTGTTAAGCCAGTCTCGATAGGACCCGAAGGAAATGATCGATGTCGTCTTGATTATTAAACATTCCAACACTTGCACGAATTTGTGTTTCCTTTTCGCGAAAAGAGACACTAATGTTCTCTTCGTCAAGAACGCGTCGGATGAGTCCAGGGTCGAGGCCGTGATCGAAACTGGTAATACAGGATGGATTATTGGCAGGAGTAAACATGCTGTAGCCCAATTTGGCGATACCATTTCGAAGAGTCTGAGCCAGTGCCACGGTGTGCGCCTCGATGCGACTCAGTCCAACCTGGTTAATGTAGCCAAGTGCAGCATTTAATTGTGCAACAGCACCGTAGATGAGTCCTGCGTACTCGTATTTTTCGGCTGAAGTCTTTAGCTCAAAATTATAATTCGGCAGTGACCTGGAAACTTGATTGTGTCCGAATCTGTCTGGTGTGATGCGGTCAAGATGTTCTTCGCGAACGAAGAAGGGAGCAGCTCCCCAGCTCGCGAGTAGATACTTATACGAGTTGGCGCAGACAAAATCCGCTCCGGTTTCACGAAGGTTGGTCGGAAAAGAGCCCAAGGCTTGAATTCCGTCTGCAAAGAGAAATCCCCCGTTGGCATGGATAAGCTCTGCTAGGGCAGGAAGATTGTGTCGGTATCCATTACGATTGGAAACCCAGGCTACTGAAATGAGACGAGTACGTGCATCAGTCCTCGATTCGAAGTCTTGAATTCGGGAGCGACCATTCGTATGCGGAACGATACGCAGTTCGATGCCCTTTGCCTGTTCTAGCCAACGGTATAGGACGAATGAGGTAATAAAGTGTAGTTCGTCAATGACGACGTTATCGCCAGCCTTTAGATCGATGGCGCTGGTTACGATATTTTCTGCGTCACTCGTCGAGAAAAGAAGAGCCACTTCGTCTCTGGTAGCGCCAAATAGTTCAGCGAACTTCACGCGCGTAGCTTCCTTTATCTCCATGGAAATGCCGAGACCCTTCGCAGGCGTTAGCTGTTGTTCATTGGCATATTTAATGGCGGCCTCATGGACGACACGTGGAAAGGGCCCTACGTAAGAGGTATTCAGATATGTCTGATTCTGGGTAACAGCAAAATCATCTCGGATACCTAGTGGATTTCTTTTAATAGACATTGTCGAATTCATTTTCGGGGATGATAAAGGTGTTAGTCCTAAAGCGCCTGTAGTCTTTAGAAAGTGGCGACGGTCAACATTAGTCATGGCATTTCCCTGTCGAGTTTGCGTTGAAGGTTACTTAGAACGCCGCAAAAAAATTCGTCAGCCACGAAGCTCAAAAAGGTGATTTGTCCAGCGGTCCTATGACTGTGAGTAGCACGTCAACAATCACGCCGAACTGATAACGATTACGAATCCAATTGTATACAATTTAAATTTGATTGTGTTCAGTGGCTTGGACAATGCCCTCGAAATGCTACCTACTCTATTCCGCAGGTTTTCATGACTACGCTAGACTGTCAGTTAGAGGGACAAGGTTGGAGACCGTGAGGCGTAATGTGGATTTGAGAGTTAGTTGGTCATATAGATATTGATATTGAGGGTGATTTGGGCATGTTATCAATCGGAGTGGCCCTGCGAGGCAAGAGACGGAAGTTTGTTTTTATTGGTGTTTTCCTTGCGGGTTGCATCATTACCGGAGTTCTTTCGAGGGCTCCGATACTTACTTGGCTAGGAGGACAGCTGATACGGAGCGATAACCTTGAGCAATCTGACGCGATTGTCATTCTGTCCGGGGGTGAGTTTGCTGAACGGGAGATTGAGGGCGCCGATCTATATCGGGCAGGATTTGCTCCCAGAGTAGCGATTTCTGTAGGTCGAGAGGCTCCAGGAGCAAAAGAGTTGGCACGGCGAGGGGTTGGTCTTTCTGATCTCTTGGAAATCCGCCTTTACCATCTCGAAGGCTTAGGCGTGCCTCGGTCAGCGATCTCCTTACTTCCTGGGCGAGCCAGCTCCACTCGAGACGAAGCCGTTATGGCCGCAGAATGGTCCGAGGCGAATGATGTCACGAGTCTCATCGTCGTTACTTCGGCGTATCACACCGCTCGAGCTGGGTTTATCTTTGAACGGATATTCGATCGTCAGCCTGTGAGAATATCGCTTCGCCCGTCTGGCGCCGATGATTTCAGAGCTGATTCATGGTGGAAAGAGCGGACGACCTTGCGTAACGGAATTTTTGAGCTGCAGCGGACGCTGTTCTATTGGTTAGCGTATTAGAGTTCCTGCTTGGATGTAGTGTTCAGGCAGGATCATCACGGTCTGCACGATATCGAGCCACGCGCATCGCTATGTCTGGTTTAGATGTATCGATGGAACCTTGCAGTAAGGCTCCATCATCCATCACAACATCGGTTGCTATGAGTTCACCTTGAACTTGTGCGGTCCGTCGAAGCTCGGCCAACCTCTCGACTGTTAGGGTTCCAATTACTCGACCAAGAACCGTAATTGTTTTAGCGAAAATCCTACCCTCAATACTTCCGTGAGGACCGATCGCAACTCCATGGTCAGGCGCGCTGACCGTGCCTTCAAAGGTTCCGTTAATGATCACGTGTTCGTGAGCGTACAACTCGCCTTTGATCGTAACTGTTTCCCCCACCGACGTGACCATTTCGGCCTTTGGAGTATCTAAGGGGAGGGTAGCAGGAGGCTCGAAGCGTGCCACGTTACCCTCGGCGACTTTTCTAGGCATGAAGCTTAGTCCCAATCTATATATTTGGAGCGGGAGACGGGGATCGAACCCGCGACCAACGGCTTGGGAAGCCGTGACTCTACCACTGAGCTACTCCCGCTGGTGTTCAAACCCCAATTGTAACAGAGGTAGCGCTAGCATCTCAGCTACCCGTCAGTGTCACCCAGCTCGAATTAGTGATAACACTTCATCCCGCTTGTCGGCCATCAGGTTGGGCGTGTTGGCTTCCAAGTTCAATCTCAATAAGGGTTCAGTGTTGGAGCCGCGGAGGTTAAAGTGCCAGTCAGGATATTCAATAGACAGTCCGTCAATCCGATGCTGGATGGCATCTGAATAACAGGCTGAAATCTGATCGAGTTTAGTTGGAATTATCGACATGTCCTTAACAGTCGTATTGATTTCGCCAGAAATAAAATAGCGCGATCGTAGTGGAGTCAGAAGCTCAGTCAGGGATACCTCATGTTTTGACAGCAGTTCGAGAATTAGTAACGCTGGAATAAGCCCATTGTCCGCGAAAGCATTGTCTCGAAAGTAGTAGTGGCCTGTAACTTCACCGCCGAAAATAGAATTTGTTTCGCGCATCCGCTTCTTAAAAAAGGCATGCCCAACACGATTGATTAACGGCTTGCCCTGATGACGAGCGACGGTGTTAGGTACCGCGTGACTTGCTCGAACGTCGTAAATTATGGTTGCCCCTGGATGCTTCAGTAGAAAAGCTTCGGCTAGCAGAGTTGTTACGAAGTCGCCCGGCACAAAGTGACCATTCTCATCAACGAAAAAGCAACGGTCCGCGTCTCCATCCCACGCGATTCCCAAATCGGCTTGGGAGTCTACAACCGTGGATACGAGATGTTTTCGGTTTGCTTCGATAAGTGGATTGGCTTCGTGGTGCGGAAATGAGCCGTCGATTTCGAAGCACAGCCGTGTTGTCTGGCAAGGGAGTGAATCGAAAATACTCGGAGCCGCTAACCCCGCCATTCCGCTACCTGCGTCGAGTACAAGTCGAAACGGCTTTATGATTGAAGTATCGATAAAGGAGAGAACGTGAGAGACATACTGATCGAGTAGTTGTGCCTGGGAGAGAGTGCCGCGTGCTGAGGTGGGAGACGGAATATTGTGCCGAATAACCATATCTCTAATGCTGGTAATTCCCTCATCTCCGCTGAGTGCTGACGCTTGCCGGCCCACCAGTTTGATGCCGTTATATTCCTTCGGATTATGGGAGGCAGTGATCATTGCTCCGCCATCGTGTTTGTCATGACTGACACCGTAGTAAAGCATGTCAGTGCTCGCCAAGCCGTAATCAACAATATCGGCGCCCTGAGTTCTTGCTCCCTCGATGAATGCGGCGGCTAGACTGTTTGACGATAGACGCATGTCTCGGGCGACAGCCAGGCGTTTCGCATTCAGATAGGTTACGAAGGCTTGGCCAACCAGTTCAGCCACAGACTCGTCGAACTCGTCAGGGTAAATCCCTCTGACGTCGTAGGCCTTAAAGATGGATGAAGTGACACTCATGGCATTAATCCGCAGTGCTCGATGGGTCGGGGACTACGGCTTTGTCCCCCAGGGTAACTCCGGAGATGACGGCGTTGGGAGCGATGTAGCACCCCTGGCCTAGCACTACGTCGCTTAACGAAGCCTGCTCTCCAATGGCGCAGGATGGCCAAAGTATGGAGGTTTCAACGTTGACGCTACTCCCGACTTCGCACTTACGGCCCAGCACGGTGTAGGCTCCTATCCGCGCACCCGTCTTGACCACAACTTCTTCATCGATGAAGCAGGGACCCTCAAGTGCTACGCCGTCTTCGATCTTCGCGGAAGCGGCCACGACAACGGCGCCTTTTGGTCTTGACCTAAAGGGTTCGGCAGGGAACCTGCCGTCCATGATGTCACGATGGACTTGCCGGTAACTTCTCGGGGTCCCGATATCAATCCAGTAGCCAGTGGACACGTAGGCCACAAACCGCTCTCCGTCATCAACCAGCGACGGGAAAAAGCTTCGTTCAATAGACCAGGGGGTATCTTTTGGAATTCGATGAAGGATCGACGGCTCAATTACGTAGACCCCGGCATTGATAGTGTTGCAGGTAAGCTTCTGATTGCCAGGTTTTTCTATGAAGCGTTTCACATTGGCGTCTTGATCGACTTCAACGAGACCGTAGGCTGAAGGATTCTCGACAGGCTTGAGGACGATGGTGGCGTTAGCTCCACGAGTCCTGTGAAATTGGAGTACGGCCTTCAGATCGAGCTCGGCAAGGACGTCACCGTTAAAAATGATCACGGTGTCGTCTAAGAACTCCAATGCAAACCGAATCGCGCCGGCTGTCCCCATTGGCTGAGGTTCAACGAGATACCGAATCTTGAGTCCCAGGTTCGGCAGGCTGTCGATAAGTTCTTCGATTTGATCAGGCTGATAGTTCAAGCTCAATATTACTTCATCAACTGAGCCGACACGCCTGAGTAGATCCAGCTGGTATAGAAGAAAAGGCCTATTTAATATCGGCACAATCGGTTTTGGCATGTTCGAGGTCAAAGGTCGTAAACGTGTACCCTTGCCTCCGGCCAGGAGAATTGCTTTCATCGTAGTTTCAGACTGATGGAGAAATGCGTGGTTTTGACCTTAAGTTGGTCTTGTTGCGAGTGGTGAAGAAGTCTAAAATGAGGCCACCTTGACGGTGCTTTCAAGCTTATGAACTTACCTAATTCGCTTACGCTAGGACGCATATTCCTAATTCCACTGTTAGTGGTCGTCCTCCTAACCAGGTTCGAAGGGCGCATGATTTTTGGCGTTCGCAAGGAGTTAATCGGCACGGTTATATTTCTGTTGGCTGCCTGTACTGACTGGCTCGATGGATATCTTGCCAGGCGCCGTGGTCAGGTTACCGAACTTGGTCAATTAATGGATCCCCTGGCCGACAAGTTGCTCATCACGGCGGCTTTCGTGTCGCTAGTTGCCTTAGACCTAGCCCCTGCATGGATGGTGGCCATCATTCTTGGACGAGAACTCGGGGTTACTGTATTGCGGAGCATCGCATACTCGAGGGGTATAACCATAGTTGCGTCACCCCTCGGCAAGATCAAAATGGTGTCCGAAGTTATTGCGATCGTACTGCTGACTTTGGGGCGGGATTATCTGCAGGAATTCTTTGTGTTGGGGCAGATAGCGTTGTGGGTGGTGTTGGTAACCGCGTTGGTGTCGGCGCTTGATTATTACCGCAGGTTTCATGAAAAGTTAAGTTCACGAGGCGCAGAACTCACGGCCGATACCGACCGCCAGGCTCGCAGTGAGTGACGATGTTTATCGTTTACCTTCCTGACTTTCAAGTTCAGCTATTCTTCTCCGCGCCGGCTCCAAATATGCACTTTGTTCGAAATCATCAACTAATTGATTGAAATACGGTAAGGCTTCATCTCCTTGACCGATTATTGCGAGTGATTCGCCAAGTACGAAGTAAACAGCATCCCGAGCGGTGTATCCAGGGTCCTCGGCCAACACCGCTCGCATGCGTTGTATTGCCCCTGGATACCAGCCTCCGTTGAAATAGAATTCACCAACACGAAAATCAGCCTCGCTAAGACGATCTCGCGCTGTCCTGTGCCATTTACGGGCCTCGTCTATGAGGTCACTGTCCGGGTATAGTTCAAAAAACAGATCGAAGGCTTCGATGGCCATTTTCGTTGATGTCTGATCACGGTCGGAAGCCAACATGCCCTCAGAATATGTAATGCCTATCTTGAATTGTGCGTAGGCCGCACGTGGATGAGTTGGGTAAAACCTGAGGAATTCCTCGAATTCGTTTACGGCTTGGATTAGTGATGAAAGACCTCCGTTGCCCAGAAGGGAGTCGCCGATAGCAAGTTTCGCGTCAAAACGATAAGGGCTTTGTGGGTATACATCCACGAGGCGACGAAACACAGTTTGTGCTTTGTCCCAATTTTCATCTTCGAACAGGGCGGAGCCGTGTTCGAATAGGTAACGATCTGGCTCTGGTGTGCCTGGAGGTAATGCCGCTGGATCTGGAACAGTGCAGGCCATGCCACTCGTCAAGAGGAGGGCGACAGCTATAGAAGTTAACGGCGCCTGCTCATTAGAAACGATCGTTGACCTCATGAACTGAACCCGTTGTGCCTAGACAGCCATTCGTACTGAGCTCGTAGGCCATCCGGCAATGCTACGGTTGGATCGAAGCCCAGGTCACTTCGTGCCAAAGTGATATCGGCGTAAGTGTCACGCATGTCTCCACTTTGGGTTGCATCCCGGTTGATCTCAAGGGAGCTATCAGTAATCTTGGCAATAAGTTCGATTA is a genomic window containing:
- a CDS encoding glycosyltransferase family 9 protein; protein product: MKILLIRLRLIGDVVFTTPAIRALRQRFPDAELVYLVERAAAPVLSENQHLTKLIIAERPRGFRRLIYDLQLAQRLRAARFDAVIDFHGGPRGNWLTWVTRAQTRIGYSMPYRRWPYTHLVRRPVQTEPRHSVMNQWDLLSSLDKSLAARPDPERDPVEMNGNIETALSVYKKLITAELIRKTIACRRLVRDKTKGFVVIHVRVGTPFRQWPIEFFIETIVNLAAFDPELRFVVTSDPSDPSTTNQIITEVHARTGRATPLVTSADHFGVAELQSLIIRAALFIGGDSGPLHIAATTTTPIVGIYGPTLATRSSPWRSPALITESVDVGELPCRPCDQRHCEPGDFRCLRTLPAIKVISAAKRALTKQLARTLAT
- a CDS encoding aminotransferase class V-fold PLP-dependent enzyme, with protein sequence MSIKRNPLGIRDDFAVTQNQTYLNTSYVGPFPRVVHEAAIKYANEQQLTPAKGLGISMEIKEATRVKFAELFGATRDEVALLFSTSDAENIVTSAIDLKAGDNVVIDELHFITSFVLYRWLEQAKGIELRIVPHTNGRSRIQDFESRTDARTRLISVAWVSNRNGYRHNLPALAELIHANGGFLFADGIQALGSFPTNLRETGADFVCANSYKYLLASWGAAPFFVREEHLDRITPDRFGHNQVSRSLPNYNFELKTSAEKYEYAGLIYGAVAQLNAALGYINQVGLSRIEAHTVALAQTLRNGIAKLGYSMFTPANNPSCITSFDHGLDPGLIRRVLDEENISVSFREKETQIRASVGMFNNQDDIDHFLRVLSRLA
- a CDS encoding YdcF family protein; protein product: MLSIGVALRGKRRKFVFIGVFLAGCIITGVLSRAPILTWLGGQLIRSDNLEQSDAIVILSGGEFAEREIEGADLYRAGFAPRVAISVGREAPGAKELARRGVGLSDLLEIRLYHLEGLGVPRSAISLLPGRASSTRDEAVMAAEWSEANDVTSLIVVTSAYHTARAGFIFERIFDRQPVRISLRPSGADDFRADSWWKERTTLRNGIFELQRTLFYWLAY
- a CDS encoding polymer-forming cytoskeletal protein; translation: MPRKVAEGNVARFEPPATLPLDTPKAEMVTSVGETVTIKGELYAHEHVIINGTFEGTVSAPDHGVAIGPHGSIEGRIFAKTITVLGRVIGTLTVERLAELRRTAQVQGELIATDVVMDDGALLQGSIDTSKPDIAMRVARYRADRDDPA
- a CDS encoding phosphomannomutase/phosphoglucomutase — translated: MSVTSSIFKAYDVRGIYPDEFDESVAELVGQAFVTYLNAKRLAVARDMRLSSNSLAAAFIEGARTQGADIVDYGLASTDMLYYGVSHDKHDGGAMITASHNPKEYNGIKLVGRQASALSGDEGITSIRDMVIRHNIPSPTSARGTLSQAQLLDQYVSHVLSFIDTSIIKPFRLVLDAGSGMAGLAAPSIFDSLPCQTTRLCFEIDGSFPHHEANPLIEANRKHLVSTVVDSQADLGIAWDGDADRCFFVDENGHFVPGDFVTTLLAEAFLLKHPGATIIYDVRASHAVPNTVARHQGKPLINRVGHAFFKKRMRETNSIFGGEVTGHYYFRDNAFADNGLIPALLILELLSKHEVSLTELLTPLRSRYFISGEINTTVKDMSIIPTKLDQISACYSDAIQHRIDGLSIEYPDWHFNLRGSNTEPLLRLNLEANTPNLMADKRDEVLSLIRAG
- a CDS encoding NDP-sugar synthase, whose translation is MKAILLAGGKGTRLRPLTSNMPKPIVPILNRPFLLYQLDLLRRVGSVDEVILSLNYQPDQIEELIDSLPNLGLKIRYLVEPQPMGTAGAIRFALEFLDDTVIIFNGDVLAELDLKAVLQFHRTRGANATIVLKPVENPSAYGLVEVDQDANVKRFIEKPGNQKLTCNTINAGVYVIEPSILHRIPKDTPWSIERSFFPSLVDDGERFVAYVSTGYWIDIGTPRSYRQVHRDIMDGRFPAEPFRSRPKGAVVVAASAKIEDGVALEGPCFIDEEVVVKTGARIGAYTVLGRKCEVGSSVNVETSILWPSCAIGEQASLSDVVLGQGCYIAPNAVISGVTLGDKAVVPDPSSTAD
- the pgsA gene encoding CDP-diacylglycerol--glycerol-3-phosphate 3-phosphatidyltransferase produces the protein MNLPNSLTLGRIFLIPLLVVVLLTRFEGRMIFGVRKELIGTVIFLLAACTDWLDGYLARRRGQVTELGQLMDPLADKLLITAAFVSLVALDLAPAWMVAIILGRELGVTVLRSIAYSRGITIVASPLGKIKMVSEVIAIVLLTLGRDYLQEFFVLGQIALWVVLVTALVSALDYYRRFHEKLSSRGAELTADTDRQARSE
- the bamD gene encoding outer membrane protein assembly factor BamD, yielding MRSTIVSNEQAPLTSIAVALLLTSGMACTVPDPAALPPGTPEPDRYLFEHGSALFEDENWDKAQTVFRRLVDVYPQSPYRFDAKLAIGDSLLGNGGLSSLIQAVNEFEEFLRFYPTHPRAAYAQFKIGITYSEGMLASDRDQTSTKMAIEAFDLFFELYPDSDLIDEARKWHRTARDRLSEADFRVGEFYFNGGWYPGAIQRMRAVLAEDPGYTARDAVYFVLGESLAIIGQGDEALPYFNQLVDDFEQSAYLEPARRRIAELESQEGKR